The following are from one region of the Erwinia billingiae Eb661 genome:
- a CDS encoding type IV secretion protein Rhs, which translates to MDVNNAITESSARHISGRCLLNGVEVPFVSFSVESNGFRGASTFDLVLAISALPATMGLLNYWAVQTTIKVELSASIITKSGTNEKKLIIGNIDNWHYDPARFEITADGRDFIALFIDAKSAGESFKNYTSSQIATMLAERHGLKAAVTPTTQRFGEFYQIDSAHLTGEQTEWDLLTTLAAIENFSVWVEGETLYFQPTKDPAKADNYVIRWQPPGALAYPQCNMSDDLSFSRALTISKGVTVEVLSWNAKRKNKQFVASYPKNAKGTTPGNATAKTQIYRVIRNGLSPESAAALAQTIYQQVIQHEMKFSGSTAGDNFLMPQTMVRIEGTASPFDQLYYCDSVRRTLSWESGYAMSISGKNHSPALEVSE; encoded by the coding sequence ATGGATGTTAACAACGCAATAACTGAATCCAGCGCCCGCCATATCAGCGGGCGTTGTCTTTTGAATGGGGTTGAAGTGCCGTTTGTATCCTTCAGTGTCGAGAGTAATGGCTTTCGAGGGGCTTCTACCTTTGATCTTGTACTGGCGATATCAGCGCTCCCTGCCACTATGGGATTACTGAATTACTGGGCTGTGCAAACCACGATTAAGGTCGAGTTGTCTGCCTCAATAATTACTAAATCAGGAACGAACGAAAAGAAGCTGATTATCGGGAATATCGATAACTGGCATTACGACCCGGCGCGCTTCGAAATCACTGCAGATGGCCGCGATTTCATTGCTCTCTTCATCGATGCCAAGTCAGCCGGTGAAAGCTTCAAAAACTACACCAGTTCGCAAATCGCAACGATGCTGGCTGAGCGCCACGGCCTGAAAGCGGCGGTTACCCCAACAACGCAGCGCTTCGGTGAATTTTACCAGATTGATTCAGCCCACCTCACCGGCGAACAAACCGAATGGGACTTGCTGACAACGCTGGCTGCTATTGAAAACTTCTCAGTCTGGGTGGAAGGTGAAACCCTCTATTTCCAGCCAACGAAAGACCCTGCAAAAGCCGATAACTACGTAATTCGCTGGCAGCCGCCGGGGGCATTAGCTTACCCGCAGTGCAATATGTCTGATGACTTGTCTTTCTCGCGTGCCTTGACGATATCAAAGGGTGTCACTGTTGAGGTGTTGAGCTGGAACGCCAAGAGAAAGAATAAGCAATTCGTTGCTTCCTACCCTAAGAATGCCAAAGGAACCACACCGGGTAATGCAACTGCCAAAACTCAGATTTACCGGGTTATCCGCAATGGGCTCTCTCCGGAGTCAGCTGCTGCACTGGCGCAGACCATATATCAGCAGGTCATTCAGCATGAGATGAAATTCAGCGGCTCGACCGCCGGCGATAACTTTCTTATGCCACAAACTATGGTGCGTATCGAAGGCACAGCGAGTCCGTTTGATCAGCTTTATTACTGCGATAGTGTTCGACGCACTCTGAGCTGGGAGTCCGGTTATGCGATGAGCATATCAGGCAAGAATCACAGCCCAGCACTGGAGGTATCAGAGTGA
- a CDS encoding ATP-dependent Clp protease proteolytic subunit encodes MLHTAHFLCPVTAQTVSLFQQCCLQAIGNGATSLNVHISSGGGDLISGFTAYHFLKSLSIPVITHNISNVESVANIIFMAGSERRTNPGSRFLLHPLHWGFSTPAADHARIAEWSKCLDNDFERFVEILNSETQRSDINWGDMINAATILDADAATSSGMATSVARATLRNSAANWSVTC; translated from the coding sequence ATGTTACACACAGCTCACTTTTTATGCCCAGTAACAGCTCAAACTGTTTCCTTATTTCAGCAATGTTGCTTGCAGGCAATTGGCAATGGCGCCACCTCATTAAATGTGCATATTTCAAGCGGTGGAGGAGACCTCATTTCAGGTTTTACCGCCTATCATTTTTTGAAATCTCTAAGCATTCCGGTGATCACACATAACATCAGTAACGTCGAGTCAGTAGCAAACATCATTTTCATGGCTGGCTCAGAAAGACGTACAAACCCCGGTTCAAGGTTCCTGCTCCACCCCCTACATTGGGGATTCTCTACTCCCGCCGCCGATCATGCCAGAATCGCTGAATGGTCTAAGTGTCTTGATAACGATTTCGAGCGTTTTGTTGAGATTCTCAACAGCGAAACGCAAAGAAGCGATATCAATTGGGGCGACATGATCAACGCTGCCACTATATTGGACGCCGATGCAGCCACCTCTAGCGGTATGGCCACATCTGTGGCAAGAGCAACATTGAGAAATTCCGCTGCTAACTGGTCCGTTACCTGCTGA
- a CDS encoding phage tail tape measure protein → MDVQAYRVAVRIALDDQITRNMLQVSRDAIQLNKKFVEMAKNIKTVTSAAKEATSAMRSMNSVMNNQFSGATRGANEYASAMRSAADHAQRASTATRNLPALTGGYGSGSAFPAMAAGAFALSAGSAGGGGGARRGNGLMALPGPQGQGSEWGGWNNGVPPGGWGGGGSGGGGNGSSNRGFGPGSHADGMTNLATGYLGFKMLDGFVNEAAKYETMSEKFNQYGMGAAALKDAQNFSETTKVLGTSTTDMLKYFTEAQGVFRESGAHSIEEQLKAAKLAAPVLARINFASQGLDEHTKEMTTAKQMDMLRFVETAGGLKSPQRFNELMDAGFKAIQSSGGNVDFTQYRQFMAKAGTSAFNLSNKALFAELEPIIGELKGSAAGDALMTSYNRLNGIVKLPNQVTHDLMKMGVWDANKIELNKMGGIKRFLGNPLINSQLFSQSPVDYYEKMILPIYQKNNYTEDQIQRENALIFGRTGGKMFNLIDKQMGTIHHSVDSYDKARGLNSAYGAVGGTYNGKMIDFQKKWENLQLVMGKDGGLLDTFTKGLEGLTSVMQRMTDIAHKNPELAKFVAQAALAVTGLAILRGGIWAMKHAASALFTPIKFLTGAEGLPKLGSALSGLQNTVITAAGYAIASSGVEIYRRIKAMAEGKGYDQIASQSAEMSERDRLAHENAKANGGSYKPWSPSQADFDAEKGRYPSVPPKVSSASNQPVNLLLTHEGRQVLVATVIGGMSKQATKAPSSTSAFDSSMLMAYPGQVSKLSSQ, encoded by the coding sequence ATGGATGTTCAGGCTTATCGCGTAGCTGTTCGCATCGCCCTTGATGACCAGATCACCCGAAACATGCTGCAGGTTAGCCGTGATGCCATCCAGCTCAATAAGAAATTCGTTGAGATGGCGAAAAATATCAAGACTGTAACCAGTGCAGCCAAAGAAGCTACCTCGGCAATGCGCTCCATGAACAGCGTAATGAATAACCAGTTTTCAGGTGCGACGCGCGGTGCGAATGAATATGCCAGTGCTATGCGTTCTGCAGCGGATCATGCACAAAGAGCCAGTACTGCCACCCGAAATCTTCCTGCGCTGACCGGTGGTTATGGCAGCGGATCTGCATTCCCAGCAATGGCTGCAGGTGCATTTGCATTATCGGCTGGTAGTGCTGGCGGCGGTGGCGGAGCTCGTCGGGGTAATGGACTAATGGCCTTGCCTGGGCCACAAGGCCAGGGAAGCGAATGGGGCGGATGGAATAATGGTGTCCCACCAGGTGGTTGGGGCGGTGGCGGATCTGGTGGCGGAGGCAATGGCTCATCCAATCGCGGCTTCGGTCCTGGCTCTCATGCTGATGGCATGACAAATCTTGCGACCGGTTATCTGGGTTTCAAGATGCTGGATGGGTTTGTTAATGAGGCTGCAAAATACGAAACCATGTCTGAGAAGTTCAATCAATACGGCATGGGGGCTGCGGCGTTAAAGGATGCACAGAATTTTTCAGAAACCACAAAAGTACTCGGCACGTCTACCACTGACATGCTCAAGTATTTCACCGAGGCCCAGGGTGTATTCCGTGAATCAGGTGCTCACTCCATTGAGGAGCAATTGAAGGCTGCAAAATTGGCCGCACCCGTCCTGGCACGCATTAATTTTGCGTCACAGGGGCTTGATGAGCACACGAAAGAAATGACCACGGCTAAGCAGATGGACATGCTCCGTTTTGTTGAAACAGCAGGTGGTCTGAAGAGCCCGCAGCGATTTAACGAATTGATGGATGCAGGATTTAAGGCGATCCAGTCTTCTGGCGGTAACGTCGACTTCACTCAATACCGCCAATTTATGGCGAAGGCAGGGACTTCAGCATTCAACCTTAGCAATAAGGCACTATTCGCTGAACTTGAGCCGATTATCGGCGAGTTGAAGGGCAGTGCGGCCGGTGATGCACTCATGACATCTTATAACCGGTTAAACGGCATCGTGAAGCTACCTAATCAGGTGACGCACGACCTGATGAAAATGGGAGTGTGGGACGCCAATAAAATCGAGCTGAACAAAATGGGAGGCATAAAGCGCTTCCTCGGCAATCCTCTCATTAACTCTCAACTGTTCAGCCAGTCACCGGTTGATTACTACGAGAAGATGATTCTTCCAATCTACCAAAAGAATAACTACACCGAAGATCAAATTCAGCGTGAGAACGCCCTGATATTTGGCCGAACCGGCGGCAAAATGTTTAACCTCATCGATAAACAGATGGGGACCATTCATCACTCCGTAGACTCATACGACAAGGCTCGAGGGCTGAACTCGGCTTACGGTGCGGTGGGCGGGACTTATAATGGCAAGATGATCGACTTCCAGAAAAAATGGGAGAACTTGCAGTTGGTCATGGGTAAAGACGGCGGCTTGCTGGACACGTTCACTAAAGGGCTTGAGGGACTAACGTCAGTTATGCAGCGTATGACTGATATTGCCCATAAGAACCCAGAGTTGGCTAAGTTCGTCGCTCAGGCAGCACTTGCGGTGACTGGCTTGGCGATATTACGCGGTGGAATTTGGGCCATGAAGCATGCAGCCTCGGCTCTTTTCACGCCGATTAAGTTTCTTACTGGCGCGGAGGGGTTGCCTAAGCTCGGGTCTGCTTTAAGTGGCCTGCAAAATACGGTTATCACCGCTGCTGGTTATGCTATTGCAAGTTCAGGTGTCGAAATTTATCGACGCATTAAGGCAATGGCTGAAGGGAAGGGATACGATCAAATTGCATCCCAGTCCGCTGAAATGTCAGAGCGCGATCGCCTTGCCCATGAGAACGCGAAAGCTAATGGAGGGAGCTATAAACCCTGGAGTCCATCCCAAGCTGATTTCGACGCAGAGAAGGGGCGCTACCCTTCTGTACCACCAAAAGTGTCTTCTGCCAGCAATCAACCCGTGAATCTGTTACTCACCCATGAGGGCAGGCAGGTACTTGTTGCAACAGTAATCGGGGGTATGAGCAAGCAGGCAACAAAAGCTCCTTCTTCAACCAGCGCATTTGATTCATCCATGCTCATGGCCTATCCGGGTCAGGTAAGCAAGCTATCAAGTCAGTAA